One stretch of Periplaneta americana isolate PAMFEO1 chromosome 1, P.americana_PAMFEO1_priV1, whole genome shotgun sequence DNA includes these proteins:
- the MESR6 gene encoding UPF0489 protein C5orf22 homolog, with amino-acid sequence MEAVAGTSSEISIPRKKFKELPIFIAENHNDVLPFIYRCMGSKHLPLQGNTFIHLDSHPDMLIPKGMHADTVWNKHELFSHLSIENWMMPAAYAGHFKNLVWIKPFWAKQMKNGSRNFLIGRHKESGEIRLTSTDSYFVSEALFCLPDELDNTRQVSLEVATLGRYLESPENKDDFQELGKTFRQYIAQGESFILDIDLDFFSTRNPFKGIYQNAGLYSILQDLYYFQPPNEDQDLKSIQEKVQERQMQLSELETIFKHLQEHRNLHEYQGEASPKLQTVATLVKNVETQYPGEEVDWELVHDAGCTCDDTDLPHHVTSRKDIEQLISLSFAGLLSVLPGPPTVITISRSSEDDYCPLEDVEFIQEAVLKVLRQVYSPVSVILAYEEEEED; translated from the coding sequence ATGGAAGCTGTAGCAGGAACATCATCAGAAATCTCTATTCCACGAAAGAAGTTCAAGGAGCTACCTATTTTTATAGCAGAAAACCACAATGATGTACTGCCGTTCATTTACAGATGTATGGGATCCAAACATCTCCCTTTACAAGGCAATACCTTCATACATCTCGATTCACATCCTGATATGTTGATACCGAAAGGTATGCATGCTGATACAGTCTGGAACAAACATGAATTGTTCAGTCATTTGAGCATCGAAAATTGGATGATGCCGGCTGCTTATGCCGGTCATTTCAAGAATTTGGTGTGGATCAAGCCATTTTGGGCAAAACAGATGAAGAATGGTTCCCGAAATTTCTTGATTGGTCGTCATAAAGAGTCTGGTGAAATAAGATTGACATCTACAGATTCGTATTTTGTGAGTGAGGCACTATTCTGCTTGCCAGATGAGCTTGATAACACTCGTCAAGTCTCGCTAGAGGTAGCAACTTTGGGGAGATATCTGGAGTCGCCAGAAAATAAAGACGATTTTCAAGAGCTTGGCAAGACCTTTCGCCAGTACATTGCTCAAGGGGAATCATTTATTTTAGATATTGACCTAGATTTCTTCAGTACAAGAAATCCGTTTAAAGGCATATATCAGAATGCTGGTCTTTATTCAATTCTTCAAGATCTGTATTATTTTCAGCCTCCAAATGAAGATCAGGATCTAAAATCCATTCAAGAAAAAGTTCAAGAGAGACAGATGCAACTTTCTGAATTGGAAACAATTTTCAAACACTTGCAAGAGCATCGAAATCTCCACGAATACCAAGGTGAAGCATCGCCAAAATTACAAACTGTGGCTACTTTGGTCAAAAACGTTGAAACTCAATATCCTGGAGAAGAAGTAGACTGGGAATTAGTACATGATGCTGGCTGTACTTGTGACGACACAGACCTACCTCACCACGTGACTTCAAGGAAGGATATTGAACAATTGATCTCTTTATCGTTTGCAGGACTCTTGAGTGTCTTACCTGGACCACCAACAGTTATAACAATCTCAAGATCGAGTGAAGATGATTACTGTCCTTTGGAAGATGTAGAATTTATCCAGGAAGCCGTACTCAAAGTTTTGAGACAGGTTTATTCTCCGGTGAGCGTTATTTTGGCatatgaagaagaggaagaagactgA